The following proteins are co-located in the Maridesulfovibrio sp. genome:
- a CDS encoding ABC transporter permease produces the protein MKTRSRWQRFKESYFLHDFLHDKVALTSFGILVVLLFMGFAAPLVAPFNPYDAHNIDIMNAEIPPSWLPGGNSSFLLGTDAQGRDLYSTMLYGMRVSLIIGIGAVALQAFLGIMVGLVAGFMGKRVESILMRVADVQLSFSTYMVAIFISAIFQAMFGVAKYEEIAIPLLILVIGFAEWPQYARTVRASVLAEKKKEYVEAAKVIGLSQKRIMWRHVLPNTLSPVFVISTIQVANAIMSEAALSFVGLGMPVTQPSLGSLINVGFEYIFSGSWWITMFPGIVLVVLILVINLLGDWLRDFLNPKLYKG, from the coding sequence ATGAAAACCAGATCACGCTGGCAGAGATTCAAAGAATCATACTTTCTGCACGACTTTCTGCACGACAAAGTTGCCCTCACAAGTTTCGGTATTCTGGTCGTGTTGCTGTTCATGGGCTTTGCGGCTCCACTTGTCGCACCTTTTAATCCCTACGATGCACACAACATCGACATCATGAACGCGGAGATTCCGCCTTCATGGCTTCCCGGCGGAAACAGCAGCTTCCTGCTCGGAACCGATGCACAGGGACGCGACCTTTACTCCACCATGCTTTACGGCATGCGAGTATCACTGATCATCGGTATCGGCGCTGTTGCCCTGCAGGCGTTCCTCGGCATCATGGTCGGGCTGGTAGCAGGCTTCATGGGTAAAAGGGTGGAATCCATCCTCATGCGCGTTGCCGACGTGCAGCTTTCCTTTTCCACCTACATGGTTGCGATTTTTATCTCGGCCATCTTTCAGGCCATGTTCGGCGTTGCCAAATATGAAGAAATAGCTATTCCCTTGCTGATTCTGGTCATAGGCTTTGCTGAATGGCCGCAGTATGCACGTACTGTGCGTGCCTCCGTACTGGCAGAAAAGAAAAAGGAATACGTGGAAGCGGCCAAGGTCATCGGACTTTCCCAGAAAAGGATTATGTGGCGCCACGTGCTGCCCAATACCCTTTCTCCGGTATTCGTTATCTCCACCATTCAGGTTGCAAACGCCATCATGAGTGAGGCCGCCCTTTCCTTTGTCGGCTTGGGCATGCCTGTAACCCAGCCTTCGCTGGGCTCACTCATCAATGTTGGCTTTGAGTACATCTTCAGCGGATCATGGTGGATTACCATGTTCCCCGGCATTGTACTCGTTGTGCTCATTCTGGTCATCAACCTGCTTGGTGACTGGCTGCGCGACTTCCTCAACCCGAAACTGTACAAGGGGTAA
- a CDS encoding ABC transporter ATP-binding protein: MQPLLDVKNLSVEFALRQGSLEAVRNVSFTLNKGERLGLVGESGAGKSVTGFSIINLISKPGYISNGSIMFEGQDLAKMPFDKMRGVRGNRISMIFQDPMMTLNPVLTIGTQMTETVMAHMDVTRKEAEEIALEKLRKVYIPSPRKRLAQYPHEFSGGMRQRIVIAISLLTDPSLIIADEPTTALDVTIQAEIMDLLLELCETDNMGLILITHDLAVVSEVTQRIAVMYAGGIVETGSTRQVTETPGHPYTQGLIAALPQSGAAGDRLTQIPGAMPSLMNMPAGCPFNPRCQHCTDICKQERPELKENKSGILVACHHADKV; this comes from the coding sequence ATGCAACCGCTTCTTGATGTTAAGAACTTAAGTGTCGAGTTCGCATTGCGCCAAGGTTCCCTTGAGGCAGTACGCAATGTTAGCTTCACCCTGAATAAAGGTGAAAGGCTCGGTCTGGTTGGTGAATCCGGGGCCGGTAAATCTGTTACCGGTTTCTCCATCATCAACCTTATCTCCAAGCCCGGATATATCTCCAACGGATCAATCATGTTTGAAGGGCAGGATCTTGCGAAAATGCCTTTTGACAAAATGCGCGGCGTTCGCGGCAACCGCATCTCCATGATCTTTCAGGACCCCATGATGACCCTGAACCCGGTCCTGACCATCGGCACCCAGATGACCGAAACCGTCATGGCCCACATGGATGTAACCCGCAAGGAAGCAGAAGAAATTGCGCTGGAAAAACTGCGCAAGGTCTACATCCCTTCCCCGCGCAAACGTCTGGCCCAGTACCCGCATGAATTCTCAGGCGGCATGCGCCAGCGCATCGTCATCGCAATTTCACTTTTGACTGATCCGTCACTGATCATCGCCGATGAACCGACAACAGCACTGGATGTAACCATTCAGGCAGAGATAATGGATCTGCTGCTGGAACTCTGTGAGACCGACAATATGGGCCTGATCCTGATCACCCATGACCTCGCTGTTGTATCGGAAGTTACCCAGCGCATTGCGGTCATGTATGCGGGCGGAATTGTGGAGACAGGTTCAACCCGTCAGGTAACCGAAACCCCGGGACATCCTTACACTCAGGGACTGATCGCCGCCCTGCCCCAGTCCGGTGCAGCAGGAGACCGCTTGACCCAGATTCCCGGTGCCATGCCTTCACTCATGAATATGCCTGCAGGCTGTCCCTTCAACCCCAGATGCCAGCACTGTACTGACATCTGCAAGCAGGAACGGCCCGAACTTAAAGAAAATAAATCCGGTATTCTGGTGGCTTGCCATCATGCCGACAAAGTATAG